The region CCCGCTTCTGCCCCGCCCCGCCCTGCAAATATTTTGCCCCACCCCGCCCCGATTAGTTTCTTGGAGCTGGGAGGGTCGCCCCGCCCCGGCTTAAtcggggcgggtctgccccgccccATTTGCaccatttaacttttttttttaagaaatattaaattataattttagaattttctccaaacctaaatattattttttattggaatttttatattttacacttggtatcaactacaccatcaaatattatattttgcttttttattttaaaatttacaaaataaatacaagaataatgatgaattatataaaatatatttttcaatatttataattatttctagtctatatagaattaaaaatattcTAAATCAAATgtaaaatgtcaattttacgtACTATGTATATAAGTAGCATGAGATAATTGGGTTagagtatagaaaaaaaattCGAGGCGGGACAGCCCCACCCTGTTTAAATTCCTAGCGGGGCGGGCTGCCCTGCCCCGCTTGAATTCATAGCACCCCACCCCACCCCGAATTCCGCTCCATTTTTACCAAGGCAAAGATGTCCCGTTGGGTCGGGGCCTGCCCCGCCTCATCGCCCCGTTTTGCCATGCCTAACAAATTGGTTATAACAAGAATTGTGAGTAATTTTTTTTGCACTCGTATCACTTCTCAAATTTTaaactaatattaaaaaaaatctttatttaacaattttcttctttttattgGTTATTTGTTTAAGGAAATGGTTACTGTTTCAATAAATCTATAATAATGATTATAATGCTTAATTTTACTAATTTAAGAAGGTGGTGAATTACAATTGTGATTTGGttactcaaattttttgttttttgaatACCTCTTCCTTTAAAATCCATGTGAGTGTGACCACCAATCTCCACCCCAATATCTGCTCTATAAAACGACAACCTCTCTTCCGTCTCCTccatctcttctctctctttctctctctctccattcATCAAAACAGATAAGACAGATTGTCGTTTCCCGTTCTATTCTGGTTATCTCCGGCGTCGTTTTACAGGCGCTAATGATGACCACCACCACCAAAGGATTAGTTCTCTACCTTCTGTCGGGTTTCTCCATAGCCGTTCTCTCTGTGCTTTACATCAACAAACGATATGATTACTACCCAGATCGCCAAACCCGTCTCTCATCACCAAATCATGCTCTTTTGGACTTGAGAACCGAAGCATTAGTCTGGCCTGTATGTGGCTCTGCTCCATTGTTTGAATAAATGCCTTTTCATTTCATTTTGGGTTGTTTGTATAAtctgttttctttctttctttttcggAACAGGAATTGAAGTTTAATTGGAGACTTGTAATGGCGACACTGATTGGATTTCTTGGCTCGGCTTGTGGAACTGTGGGAGGAGTTGGAGGAGGAGGCATATTTGTCCCGATGCTTACTCTCATAGTTGGTTTTGACACAAAGTCCGCTGCTGCTATCTCTAAATGTAACTCAAACTCCTTTTTACGctttttccatttttttaatgTAACTATGGCTGAAAAGGGTCATAGATTGCATGTCTCAAAACTTTGTGTATATACTCATTCTGGGTTTTTTCAGAACTTTGAGGTTGACCGTTTATTCTTGGTGTTTTGATCTTTTGTTCTCGTCTCATATGAAAATACTAAAAGAAATGAAAAAGTTTTTTACTTTTTCCTTTTTAAAATGGGAAAAAGTCATGTGTTGATGTTTGAAAGCTTTTCTGGGATTTTTGTTTCAGGCATGATTATGGGGGCATCAGTATCGTCCGTTTGGTACAATCTAAGAGTGCCTCATCCAACAAAACAGGTGCCCATCATAGACTACGATTTGGCCCTTCTTTTCCAGCCCATGTTAATGCTTGGTATCACAGTTGGTGTGTCTTTAAGCGTTGTATTCCCCTATTGGCTTATCACCGTTCTCATCATCATCCTCTTCTTGGGTTAGTCAAATCACTTCTAATccattctctttctctctcacaccTAGATTTTATAATCACTTCGTTTctcttttgaaacactaaaagttgatgccttttttattttttaatatatcagGGACTTCTTCAAGGTCCTTCTTTAAGGGGGTCGAGATGTGGAAGGAGGAAACCTTTTTGAAGGTGATTGTTTTTAACATCATTTAGTATATTGATTCGTGATAATTGgacctttttaaaaaaaacaaaaaaaaccaactaattaatttttcaaatttttacagAAAGAAATGGAAAGGGAGCAAGGAACTGTAGACTCTCGTGGAGAACGTGAGACACTATGACATGATGTGACCATTGTTTTCCCATATTTTATACATCCAAATATTTTTTGGATCTGAAATATAATTATGTATTTTTGTTTATCCTTATTGTGTTTTTGTAGTTCTAATTGGTACGGATTATCAGCCACTATCTTCTGCGGAAGAGAAATCGACAATGGTGAGGAAATTGAACTTGAGTTTGTAtttctttatttaaatatatattacacTTTTTCATGTGCTCACTTTGGTCAACTTTaacattttttattcatattGTTGCAGCaaataatatgtttgaaccttAGGTGGAAAAGGGTACTGGTTTTAATTGCTGTTTGGGTGTGCTTCCTACTACTCCAAGTTGTCAAGGCTAGTCCATCTTCCCCGTTGTTTCAACTACCTTTttacttctctttctctctctccaatAATTCTTATTTTGTCACATCCTTACTGATTTCAGAATGATTTGAAAGTCTGCAGTACATGGTATTGGGTCCTTTTCTGCTTACAGGTAGCAAACATATATACTCTATACAATTTAGCCTCTTTCATTGGGTGACAACTTTTTCTTTCTACTTTCTTGTACAACCTTTTACCTTTATGGGGTCAATTAGTTTCTTCTCACCTTTGaatcttttttgtttttgttcttattCAGTTCCCAATAGCACTAGCAGTGTTTGGATATGAAGCAGTGAAATTATACAGAGAATACAAGAAGAGAATCAACACAGGCAATGTAGAATACATCTGTGAGGCTTCCATTGAATGGAATGCACTTCATCTTGCATTTTGTGCTCTCTGTGGTCTCTTAGGAGGCACTGTTGGTGGCCTTCTCGGCTCTGGAGGTGGCTTCATTCTCGGTCCACTTCTACTTGAGATTGGTGTCATTCCACAAGTACTACTCTCATTTTAGTTCCTAAACTTTGATACTGCACAGTGTGTAATCTTTTTGCCCCTGCAATTGTTACTACTCCTTAGGCCTACCTAGCCCCACAAGAATAAGACACCTACTTTTGGTTTTTTGAAAGTGATATCAATGTATGTAGTTTTGCCTTTGATTCTAAGTTAACCGAGTCTTAACTTTCACAGGTTGCAAGTGCCACAGCAACATTTGTTATGGCATTTTCATCATCCTTGTCTGTGGTGGAGTTTTATCTCCTCAAGAGGTTCCCTATTCCTTATGGTAATGTTCTTTCTCTAATTTTATAAGtcatatttgtatacatgtgatTCTTCTACTTCTTATGTGCTATAAAATTCTCTTTGTAGCTTTATACCTCACGGGAGTGTCTGTCATGGCCGGGTTTTGGGGACAGTACTTTGTAAGAAAGCTCATCACAGTACTTGGAAGAGCTTCAATCATTGTGTTCATTCTTTCTGGTGTCATCATTGCTAGTGCTCTCACTATGGGTAATAACATTACATTCCAATACAAATCCTTGTTGTGGATCATTAAGAAGTTGTTTGACAACATTTTCGCAAACTTTCCACAGGTGTCATTGGCGTAGAAACGAGCATCAGAATGATAAGCAACCATGAGTTCATGGGGTTCTTAGGCTTTTGCAGCAGTCAGTGAACTCAATTCAATGGTGGCGGTGGCAACAACATTGTCTGTGGATACTGTAAGAAAACAACCGGAAACAAAGGGAACCAACCAGAAAAAAAATGCTTCAAAGTTTCCTCATGTGAAATAGTCACCATTACAAAGTCAGTGTTAGCCAACACCTTGTTGACCAATGCTATCAAGTAGtagtaaaataataataagaatagtaAAGCAAATAAGCACTGAACAATGTGTTGTTATCTGGGTTTTGGTGTTTGGTTCAATGTTAGCTCCTGGCTAACATGACCACCATTTATTTAGTGTGTGCCTCAAATGTTAGCTCCTGGCTAACATGACCACCATTTATTTAGTGTTTGGCTCAAATGTTAGCTCCTGGCTAACATGGTCTCTTTCTCTACTCAACATATGAGTGTTTGGCGCAAGTTTGCTGATTGTGATTCATGTATAAAAAGACAAATAATTGAAGAATTTAGATTTGTGGGTACAATTGCTAGTATTTTCATTTGTCGATCAAATAAAGCCAATTGAAGGGTCTTTAGATTTTATGGACTGAACATGTGGACATTATTATTTCAAAGATTCTCGTTCACAAGTGGAGGGGAGGAAGCTAGAATACGACTTTTAAAACTAGTAGAATATGGggatattatcataataataattttttttagctcAATTATACACTATAGAATGCAAAAATTCTCTTAACCAAAATTTGTatcaatctataaaaaaaaatcatataaaaatataccggcatttatttaattatttaaaaatataaatacatattttgtttctaaattttaaaTTTGAGACGGATTATCGTTAGTCTTTacacaaatttaaatttattaggaAAAAAATAATGTACAATacatatttgtttagttttaaagttataatcatgtttatttaagtatgtatttatttttaattatcatataaattttaaataaataaaacatgtttaatataatgtatgacataagtttattaaaaaattaggacaaaacattatctataattttaataaaaatcagttCATTTTTTTATCAATATACTaagtagaagcaacgtgcaatgcacgtatatttagttttaaagttgtaaatattgtttataattttaataaaaactaattcattattttttaatatatatataatagaataaattatagttctatagcatatataaatatttatatcaataatctctacatatatgacatctaaacactaCTTAACATgtgtatatttacatgactacatgacatatatataaaatataataatttttaaagataaattaataatagaaataaaataagaatagagaAAGTTATAGTGTAgacatgcataaactatttttagtttctaatgtatctcataatgtcttttggtgaatttgatgaagaaaaagagttataatcacttgataaaaaataaactattacacaaatttataagataaaaaaatatttaatataatattaagtttaagtttaattaaattttatttaagttataaaatatatgattttattatttttaaataattatcattgtaaaatatcttaaaaatatcacattttaatttgtttaataattatttatttatttaattttatttaaatttaagtcatgtttacaatcctcaattaaatataaaaatattctgttaaatataataatgttccgctaaagttaacggaaaaaaaaataaaaaaccgttaaaaccaagaatttacgTTATcaacacacttattatatagaagagataatagaatgaattacagttctatagtatatataaatatttatatcaataatctctacatatatgacatctaaacacaacattgacataaatatatatttacatgactacatgacatatatatataaattacaataatatttaaaaagaaattaataatagaataaaataataatagaaaaagtcatagtgtagagtagtatacatgcatcaactatttttagtttctaatgtaactGTCAATGTCTTTTGTTAaatttaatgaagaaaaagatatccaatcatattaatattatacatggataTTACAttttgttgctagtttttttttttttttttttgaaaagaagTTTGTTcatagttgatagtagattatatcatgttatatgtttaatatgatattattctaatacgtgaagtttaagtttaagtttaattaaattttatttaagttataaagcatatggttttattattttttaaataattatcattgtaaaatatattactttaattaatttatttatttattttgatttaagtttaaatcatgtttacaatctactgttaaatataataatattctgtttTATTCTAATAAactttaagtttaagtttaattaaattttattaagttataaaacatatggttttattatttttaaataattgtcgttgtaaaatatctctaaaatatcttattttaatttatttatttaatttgatttaagtttaaatcatgtttacaatctacagttaaatataagaatattctgttatatataagaatatttagttaaagttaacgaaaaaaaataaaaagctgttaaaactaagaatttctgttatctacacacttattatatagaagagatataattcAAGAAAAATATTTCTAAATAATTTGGTAGCATGCTATTAACAATTTACTATATTAGTCACtataagtagtagtagtagtattaatATAGGGTTGACAATATGGGATGGCGGGTTTTGTCCCACATTAAATGGGGTGGGTCATTAAACGGAGGGGGTCAATTTTTGCCCTGCAGTATATAGGACGGGGCGGGTCAGACCCGACCCACCTCGTGATCCACCCCGTAtacttatttatattttaaaaaaaaattaaagtctATAACGGAAACGATACTTTGATACTTGAATGTTTAAAGAATCttagtgattttttttatttagtgacTTATTTGTTGTTATTCATTCGCAAAactaactttttttttatgaaacaATTAGATTATAAAAGAGAAGTGAAAATTGacattagattttttttattggttttatataTTGTGATGGTTTACGAAgagattttttttattggttttgcaTTTTGTTTTGAAAGCAATTGTTTTAAAGAATAATGATTATCTAACAATTTaagaaattttaattttatttccacaaataataataaaaaaaagcgAGTCAACAAGATAAGCGGGTTGACCTACTATCCCATCGTGTTTGACCTACCCTGCCCTAATCAAATGGGGCGGGACCAACCCCATTAACATTCCTAATTGTTAGATCTTTTACATTTTGACATTGGAGAAggaaattctaatttttttattttttttgaggAAAGGAGATTCTAATTGGGATCTCCTTTTTACAAGGAGAATTGATGTACCATTAGCCTATTTCTATGGCTGTCTACTGTATCCGTTACATcttatcttttctttttcttttttatttaaaaaaatatctgataaatttatatatatatatatatatatttatttattgtgGTTGTTGTCACGTGGTACGACTACCGTACGAGTGAGGCAAGATGATATTGTGTAAAAATGACTGACACAAATTTAATATtgctatttaacaattttttttttaaaaatgtagtACAAAGTGTAATTTCATAACAAAattatagtttatgtatatgtatatatatatatttttttgacaaTTCTCATTCATTCAGGGGTTTTACTTTAAATTTTATTGGTGGGACTCCCAGTGTTCTCAATCCGTtaacagttttcggtgcgatttttttatgaccgtgtatattgtatctatttagagcatcttgcaaattttcagaaaattctgaatagtttacattaccgaaaactaagtttaaATATATTGTtatacgcgtgactaatttttttatgcgcgtggaaaacaacatgtttgaactttattttcggtactgtaaactattcagaattttctgaaaatttgtaagatgctctaaatagctacaatatacgcgatcataaaaaaaattgtgctgAAAATTATTCATGGATAAAAAACATTTAGGGCTTAAAATGAAACCCGAtatgaaaattataatttttttttcctccCGAGTAGAATCACCCAAAATTATTAAGggaaatttacaaaaatgcactaaaagttaaaaaaaatctgaaaaatacggtgcattacaaaaatacggaatttttggataaaaacacggaatggcaaaattgtaaatacggagtggcaaaatcataaataaaagctgtaaaatacaattttttgtgaacaacgtttacaaactaataaatatctgttacaaacttgtaaatatctgttacgtgtttgtaaataGTATTTACAAAATCcgttatagaattgtagatttttttttgtttttttgtagataaaacttacaaataaatttgtaactaaattttttatttttataacaatagtttacaaatctagttttataactaagaaatatatttttgtaactaacatttacgaaaatattttatagttaagaaatcataaccaaaatatacataaaaatattatattttttccatattgttacaatattgtaccaaataatTATAGGAACCTTCATATTTAtgttatacaacttaaaaatataaatttaagatattcattatttataaaacactttaatgaatatatatagtggtgaaatacaatatttttttaaacaaattttacaTTTTATAACAACAATTAAcgaaactaatttcacaactaaaaagtttaattttgtaactaacatttacataaatatttataaaatttatttaacatgattgttacaaaaatttataaaattaacttgTGAATTTAGTACAtgtttgtaaaaaaatttataaaactaagTTTCTTATTAAAAGAtactattttattttgtaactaatatatacaaaaatgttTGATTACATAATATAAGtaacaaatattaaaaaaaatatataactactaGTATAGAAAtagattatatttattaaaaatattataatttatgcaagcataaatatttatttaatattaataatacattcattttaaataaataaaaatacaaaaattgaaaagaaaatgattgaatattattatatcacatcaacataattaaattacatcaattaatgatgtTTCTTTTTTTATGAgtaaacaacaaaataaaatttcatcacaCTTCTTCTGACATAAAAAAAAGTTATTCATTACCTATTAGAGACCAAATTGATACATTAATGAATTGTATTCTTGTTTTATTTCCTTTTACTAATCTCcgtatattttttttgaaagcACCGTATATATGTAATTATTTATATTCACAGTATATTTCAAACTTTTTTTAAACATAGAGTGTTTTATGTAATTAATCCAATTATTAATGATGAGCTAATTATAGAGTAAAATGAATCGTCGTAGTAACTCACAAATACGTAGTAAATTTTTATTCGTAcaattaaaattattataaaactACACGGTTATGctgttaaatatattttttaaatatttatttgcttttataaataaatgttaaaatatatggaaattattaaAAAGAAAGAATAGTAATCAATGATTTGTTTTTTTAGGGAAGATTCAAATTCGTAGTATCATTAGTGAACACCGTGATCAATAGTTAATAAACTAgctatttaattatatttttatatttattgcaTGTGATAATTTATTATCTCTCAAGTTATTACGTGTACATATTTTGTGTgtataaatcattatttttcattttattaaattaaacttataaaataattTTGTTGTATATTAATTGAATATTGATGATTTTATAACTTTTTTTTGCTATATATTTATGTATTGGAacataatattaattattatatgaAATATAATATATAGTCAATTTTCTTAACAATTTAGTTCATGACCAATATTATATACTTCATTAGAGAATTGATGAGGAGCACCGTCATTGTTGTATGGTTTAAGAGTATGTTTTGCACGTTGTACGTACTGTATTGTAttgtataatattatttttatacaaAATTATATTTGGTATTGATTTGTATTAAAACGTTAtattaaattatgttatgtttggtATGCAATTGTATTATAatgtattaattaaaactaaataagaTGAATATTTTCAAACGATATCATATGTTTACTACCTCGACCCCAGTCCTGGCCTTGACCCCTGACCCCAACCCCTGACCCCAGCCTCGACCCCATGACCTCTACCCCGATCCCAACCCTGGCTCCAACCCGGTCCTGATCCCCAACCCAAGCCTCGGCCTTGGCCCTGGCCCTGACCCCGAACTTGGCTCGCCCTCAGCCCCAGCCTCGGCACTGATCCCCAATACATGCTAGCATGCTTGGGTATATTAAAGGGATATTGGGGCCGATAATACCCAaattttttcaaaagttacacttgaATATCTgctacacccaaatttcgaaatCATCATAAATGAGccttgaaatgtaggctcgtaaagtgtaagctcgaaaatgttGAATAAGGGCTCAACACTTGTAAAAATTAACATGTTTCCTGATTTGTTCTTATTGGCAACCGAGCACCAGCTAAGACGGTTCtagcttaagcatcaagctcgaaaggTGGGATCTTCTCCGAAGTATATGAAAGCAATTCGAACCTTTTTTGTAGGCTCAAAGAGGTTGATCATCGAGGGCTAAGCTCGATGGAATTGATGGCTAAGCATGAGGCTAACCAGAATGAGGAGCTCGCGATGATAGTCGATCTCGAAAGTCAGTAAATTGTATCTTTGAGGTCGATTTCCAGTTTGAACGCGGTTGCTGTTAGAGAATCCTTGTTCCatggggatttgttgtaatatgataataaatcccgattatcatgggatattacatgattaatatatttatttatatgtatttcaaatttgaattgtaacttcccgaaataaagggaatatatttttattaaccagtctataaatagacatAGACTGGAGAGTTTTATTTGTATATACACACAATTTGGTACTAGGAATACTCTGCGAAATTGCTTtgtaaaagctttaagagaattccaccactcaataatattgactcgtggactaggaaaattttaactgctgaaccacgtaaaatcccgaTTGCTctgatttattttcttaattctgtgtttagtgctcttcatatttaagttgatgaaaaacggcgtcaacagtttggtgctatCTTTGAGAGCATTAAAGAATTCGTTCgattgtttaatcagaaacctcctgAATTACCAATGGTCGCTACGACACAACCCCAGTACTGGTGGGCGATCACTGCCCCAAATACTGGAGGAACAAACTCCTCGCACTGAAGATTACCCGCATCGACctaggaagcagccaatggtTGACCAGGGCCCAGAGGAAGAGAATGCATCCTCTGATTCCCAAGGACCGCTTACTCCCAAGCCTGACGAGGATCTCTACTATAATCCAGAAAGATACATTCCTATCGTTGAACTTGAGAATCGCCAACTGCGCCAACAATTGGCAGAAGCTACAAGGCACAACGAAGAGTTGGCCAGACAGGCTGCTGAGGTCCAGGCACCACCTCGGAGGCCAAGAGGACGTCCCCGAGGGAGCACGACCGCCAGAAGAGCTGAATGAGAGGCCCAGAAGGCTCAGCCGAGGCCCAGAATAAATACTGGTGATGAACGCCCTAGAAGAAATACTTGAGTAGAGGCTACTGACAATCCAACTATGGAGGTGTCTACAGGaacagggaataaccgagctccttcAACCGCTCGGAACCCTAACCCTAAAGCAGTCAGGAACAACTCGAAACCTGTCCGGGCCAATTCTGGACCATCTAGACCCAACAATGGGAGGCCATcaccatcacctataagacatccaccctctccaataagacacccctcaccagTCTGAGAGGCACCACGACTTGCACCACATAGGCCATCTCGCAGTGGCAGTCGAGATGGGAACCGTCAGGCCAGACCCGGACATAGGGGCGAAAGAGAGGCTACTCGAGAAAACAGAGCTCCCTAACCATCGGGAAGCCATGTGTCGAGATCACAAACGGCTGGGGCGCGGAGACCAGTGGATGATCCACCTCGTAATCACCGAGCCCCTTAGTTGGAAAGAAATGTTAGCTTCGTAAGTGGGAGCTCAGACTACACTCGGTCTGTAAGCATATATAATATCGAGCCGAGGAATACTAGAAATTGGGGCAATCATCCTGACCTTCGGAATCACTTGAATCATAACCGGGGGCAGGCCAATCCCACGAACCCTGACTTACGCGGCCATTTGAATAGTAACAGCCGGCATATGGAAACCATAATAACCCTATACCGGGACAAAGAGCTagagtttttataaacaataactaGGTCCCCCAAGTTCAAACTCGACCTCCAGTGGACCTAGTCCAGGAGAGAATTGACCAGCTTGAAAAGGCGTTCAGGCTCCTAAAGGATGAAACGAACAGGGATAAGGTTGaagactccgatgaggagctcgagccttttgcctcgcatatctccaacactccatttccacaGGGGTTTAGAATACGCCCCATTTGATGGGAACTCCCCAACCATCGAGAAGCCATGTGTCGAGATCACAAACGGATGGGGCGCGGAGACCAGTGGATGATCCACCTCGTAATCACTGAGCCCCTTAGTTGGAAAGAAATGTTAGCTTTGTAAGTGGGAGCTCAGACTACACTTGGTCTATAAGCATATATAATATCGAGCCTAGAAATACTAGAAATCGGGGCAATCATCCTGACCTTCGGAATCACCTGAATCATAACCGGGGGCAGGCCAATCCCACGAACCCTGACTTACGCGACCATTTGAATAGTAACAGCTGACATATGGAAACCATAATAACCCTATACCGGGACAAAgagctggagtttttataaacaataaccaggTCCCCCAAGTTCAAACTCGACCTCCAGTGGACCTGGTCCAGGAGAGAAGAAAAGGCGTTCAGGCTCCTAAAGGATGAAAGGAACAAGGATAAGGCTGaagactccgatgaggagctcgagccttttgcctcgcatatctccaacactccatttccacaGGGGTTTAGAATACCCCCCATTTTATGGGAACTCAGACCCATACAGTCATCTGAGCACattcaataccatcatgcgagccaacaatgttggttatgagctctgatgtatgttgttcccagctacTCTGACAggaccaacaaaaaactggttcgaaaagtttagaagacattcgatctcatcttgggatcagCTAGAAAAGgagtttaagaagcagttcaaagTCATGGTAGGTGTCAGGCTCAGAGCCTCGACTTTGACCAACGTCAAACAACAACAGGGAGAGTCACAGAAGAGTTCccttacaaggtttaatataGAGTTAGCTCGAGCCTGCAACGTCGACGACAGTGGCCACCTAATGGCTGTAAGAGCTAGTATAttac is a window of Humulus lupulus chromosome 4, drHumLupu1.1, whole genome shotgun sequence DNA encoding:
- the LOC133831245 gene encoding sulfite exporter TauE/SafE family protein 4 translates to MMTTTTKGLVLYLLSGFSIAVLSVLYINKRYDYYPDRQTRLSSPNHALLDLRTEALVWPELKFNWRLVMATLIGFLGSACGTVGGVGGGGIFVPMLTLIVGFDTKSAAAISKCMIMGASVSSVWYNLRVPHPTKQVPIIDYDLALLFQPMLMLGITVGVSLSVVFPYWLITVLIIILFLGTSSRSFFKGVEMWKEETFLKKEMEREQGTVDSRGELLIGTDYQPLSSAEEKSTMQIICLNLRWKRVLVLIAVWVCFLLLQVVKNDLKVCSTWYWVLFCLQFPIALAVFGYEAVKLYREYKKRINTGNVEYICEASIEWNALHLAFCALCGLLGGTVGGLLGSGGGFILGPLLLEIGVIPQVASATATFVMAFSSSLSVVEFYLLKRFPIPYALYLTGVSVMAGFWGQYFVRKLITVLGRASIIVFILSGVIIASALTMGVIGVETSIRMISNHEFMGFLGFCSSQ